One genomic window of Hippopotamus amphibius kiboko isolate mHipAmp2 chromosome 10, mHipAmp2.hap2, whole genome shotgun sequence includes the following:
- the YBEY gene encoding endoribonuclease YbeY yields the protein MSLVLRNLQRAVPLRRARLRERLQAARAALGVQRLGLGVVCADSGRMRRLNRVYRREDAPTDVLSFPFHENLKAGEIPQPDFRDDCNLGDIFLGVEYIFQQCKENEDFYDVLTVTAVHGLCHLLGFTHSTEAEWQKMYQKEKEVLEELNRHTGTRLQPLTRGLF from the exons ATGAGCCTGGTGCTGCGCAACCTGCAGCGCGCGGTGCCCCTGCGGAGGGCGCGGCTGCGCGAGCGGCTGCAGGCGGCGCGGGCGGCGCTGGGCGTGCAGCGCCTGGGCCTGGGCGTCGTCTGCGCGGACAGCGGGCGGATGCGGCGGCTGAACAGGGTCTACCGGCGCGAGGACGCCCCCACGGACGTGCTCTCCTTCCCGTTTCACGAG AATCTGAAAGCTGGCGAAATTCCCCAGCCTGATTTTCGAGATGACTGTAATTTGGGAGACATTTTCCTGGGAGTGGAGTATATCTTCCAGCAgtgcaaagaaaatgaagatttctATGACGTCCTGACT GTGACTGCCGTCCATGGGCTGTGTCACCTTCTGGGCTTCACACACAGCACGGAGGCTGAGTGGCAGAAG ATgtaccagaaggagaaggaggTTCTCGAGGAGCTGAACAGGCACACGGGGACCAGGCTCCAGCCGCTGACCAGGGGCCTCTTCTGA